The genomic stretch CGGGCGAGCGACCGGTAGCCGCGGGCGAGACACTGCCGAATCGGGGTCTGGGAGACCCGGCAGTCGCCCTCGACGTCGCGGGAGCCGACCGCGACCGAGGCGTCGCCGTCGGCGACGACGTCGTAGATACGGTCGAGTTCGCCGACGGGAATCGCGCCGTCGGCGTCGACGTAGCCGACGATGTCGGCGTCGGCGCGGTCGAGCCCGTCGATGAGCGCGCCGCCCTTGCCACGACGTGTCTCGCTGACGGAGACGAGCGTGTCGGCGTCGGTCGCGAGCGCGTCGAGCGTCTCGCGCAGGTCGGAGTCCGGACGGTCGGCGCAGACGACGACCTCCTGCCAGCCGGCGGCGTGGAGGTCGTTCACCAGCGAGACGACCATCGAGGGCGACTCTGCGTAGACGGGAACGACGACGGAGCGCGTCGGCTGTGACGATGCTGAATCGAACGGTACGGTGGGTTGCGTGGATTTGAAGCTCATGAGTGCACCTCGAAGAGTCCGAGGACGAACAGGGCGATGTTGCCGAGCAACAGGACCTGGACGAACTGCAGCGGGGAGGAGTGGAGTGCCCACATCAGGGCGATCTCCACGACGGAGAAGGCGGTAAAGACGTAGACGAACCGGTTACGGTCGCGTGCCAGCTCGAAATTGAGGACGACGCTGGCCAGTGCAAAAGCGAGAACCGCCACCCCGTACCACTGTAGGATGGGGGCGGCGTCGGCGTATGCAGCCCCGTAGAACGTCGTCAGAACGAACCGTGGGGCAGCCCAGTAGACGGCCGCGCCGGCACCTGCGATGCCGGCGGTGTAGACCAGCGCTCGGGTGAGCAGTCCGGTCGGGGCCATCGTCGTGGTCTCGTCGGTCTCGTCCGTCGAGACCTTGGGGAACAGCGCGGTGCTGATTCCCATGGGGAGAAACACGAGTATCTTCCCGAGCACCGACGCGGAGACGTAGAGTCCCGCGAGCTGTGCCGAGAAGAAGTGTCTGGCGAGGATGACGTCGACCGTCGTCGGGACGGTCATACAGAATCCGGCGAGGACCGCTGGGCCGGTGTAGCGGTACGCACGCCGGTAGTCGAAACTCGGCGAGCGGTCGGGCGTTCCGAGCCGACGACGCAGATGGAGCGTCGTCGCGCCGAAGACGACGACCGAGGAGAGCACGAGCGCGCCGAACGCCCCGTGCACCCCGTAGCCGAGGACGACGAGTCCGACACCGAACGCGAGTTTGACGGCAGCGAGCAGCACCTTGTAGCCGCCCAGCGGAACGAACCACTGGAGACCTTGCAGCGTGCCGAAGTTCGCGGTCAACGCCAGTCCGAACGGCGCGGTGCCGGCGATGGCGAGCACGAACAGCGTCGGCGACACGTCGAGGAAGCCGCTCAACTGCGGTGCGAGTGCGACCAACGCGACGAAGACGCCGCAACTGAACAGCGTCGACTGGCGGATGAACCCCCGAGTGAACGCCGCGAGTGCGGGTCCGTCGTCGGCGAGTTCGGCCGTGAACCGTGTCGCACTGAACCGGATGCCTCTGCCCAGTACGTTGACGATGTAGAACAGCGCGAACAGCGCGCCGAACACCCCGTACTGCTCCGGGCCGAGTGCCCGGCCCATGAACACCTGGTAGGCGTAGTTGAGCGCGCCACTGGCTGCCGTCGCGACGGCCATCACGCTGCCGTGGTGCAAGAGGTCGTCGCCGAGCACGTGTCGGCGGACGACTCCTACCGGGTCGGCAGCGAACTGACGGACGTCGAAGCGGTCGGTGTCGGAAGACATCGGTTAGCTGACGCTCCCTCCTGCGAGGTCGGTCGCCAACGTGCCCGAGTGACCGGAGGCGAACGCCGTCAGGACGCGGTCGAAGAAGTCAGCGAGACCGTGTCGCCAGTGCCGATCGAACCGGTCCGACCGGTCGGAGCGGTCCGAGTCGTCGTGGCGGTCGAAGCGGTCGAACAGCCTGTCGAACAGGCGGTCGAACGGCGGCCCACGACGGTCGTCGTCCGCGTCGTCGTCGGCATCGTCACCGTCGTCCGCGTCGTCGCCGTCACCAGCGTCGTCGTCACCGGGCCCGTCGCCACCGCCCCGGTTGCCGGGACGGGTGACCTCGAACGCGAACTCCTCGGAGGCGAACGCCGTCTCGTCGCCGGTGTCGACGCTGAGTTGGCCGACGAAGGCCGTGCGGTCGAGTGCCGTCGCGTCGAACGCGATGGTGTAGCCGAACTCGGGCGTGTCGGTGTCGGCGTAGCCGTAGCCGTAGCCGTATCCGAAGTCACGCGTCTCGTCACCGTCGGCACCCGTCCGGTAGCCGTAACCGTAGCGAGCGTTTCGGTCGGTCGGCGTGATCGTGAGCGATTCGACGAACTGCTCGACTCGGATGTCGCCGTTGTTGACCGTCCCGTCTTCGGGACCCACGTCGAGGACGGTCCCGTTCGGCGCGAACGTCACGGTCAGCGCGTCGTCGACGCCGTCCGGACGCAGCGTCAGGACGAAGGCGTCGATGGGGACGCGCTCGTCGTCGGTCAGGTCGACCGTCGCCGTCGTCGTGATGCGGTCGTTGCGGTCGACCTCGTCGGGACCGGTCAACGTCGTCTCGACGGCCGCAGAGGGCGTCGCAACCGCGACGAGCGACCCGAGGAGAACCACGGTGACAGCGAGACTCAACACTGTCTGACGGTTCGCCGACAGATAGGCTCGGAGTCGCTGGCTCGACCACGTCACCAGCCGATTCCCCTCCATTCGGTGTCGCCACCGGTGTCGAACCGTCGGCGATAGTCGTCGAGACCGTGACCACCCGCTGGCGGAGCACAGCCTCGCTTGGCAGTACACTTCTCAAATGACATTTTATATCGACTCCATCGTCAGAGAAACCGCTGTAGAGCCACATATTATTACTTCACTTTATAGAGAAAATTTACTGAATCGCGCCTGGAAGGTTGAAACGAACCTAGAGAGGTGAGTCGCTGTTCACCGACTGAACAGCGGCATAGCAGCCGAACACCACTGCAGCACGTGGGGTCCGAAGCGGCGGCAGGTCCGAGGAACACGCCGGTCGACGACCGGTGACGAGCGCGCCGCTCGCCGGATAGCTGCAGAAGAACGGTGACAGTGGTCGACGCCAGACTACTCGTTGATGCTCGGCTGCGTCGCCCTCTCGCGGTACGACTCGTAGAAGTCACGAGCCCACTGTACCGCGGCGGGGCTGTCGTTCTGGATGACGCCACGGAGCGTCCCGTCGTCGTAGACGATGACACAGACGCGTTCGACCGGCTCGTCGACGACGATGAGACCGAACGGGAGCGAGTCGTCGACGACGAGACAGCTCAAGCCGGCGTCGATGGTCTCCTCCAACTGGTCGGGCCAGTTCGACACCAGATACTCGAAGACGGCGGGAGTCGTGAGGATCTCCGCGTCGAGCGTCGTCGTCATCAGTTGGTCGTGAAACAGCGAGACGTATCGGCCGACGATGACCGGGGAGAACCCCCGGACAGTGGTCGCTTCGCGGACGACCGACTCGATGACGCCGAGTGGTCGCTCCGGGGCGAACGGCAGACTCCGAGTGTAGCTCGCACCCTCCAGCATATCCGACGAGATCTCGGCCGAGTCGCGCAGTGCCAACAGGAGCGACTTGTTCTGGTGGACCGTCTCGAACTCCGAGAGCGTCGAACGGTAGCGGTCGAAGACGAGTTGACCGTACGTGGTGAGACGGTAGCCGTCCGGTGTCTCGGTGACGACGTCGTGTTCCTGCAAAGATTTCAGACTCCGGTGGACGGTGGGTCGCGAGACGTCGACGGCCGCTGTGAGAGAACGGATATCGATCGGACCGTCACTAATATGAGCGACGATGTCGTCTCGACGAAAGAGAAGCCGCAGAAGGTCTTTGGTGTCGGTCACACGCGATTGTTTTCATAAATACTCAAAAGTATACCGGCCAAATGACAATAACAACTAGTTTGTCAGACGATTGTGCGACATACGTCAGATAAATTCAGATGCCCGCCTGCCGTCCGGGGGTTCGACTAAACCGAGCTGCCTACAAGGCCAATTACAATAAATATTACTAGCCGAAATATTTTTGAAAGGGGTCTCTCGCATATTGGTGTGTGAAAGACAAGCGGCTCTTGGTAACCGGTGGGGCGGGCTTCATCGGCTCGAACCTCGCGAACCGACTGGCAGCGGACAACGACGTCGTCGCACTCGACGACGGCTATCTGGGCACACCCGAGAACCTCTCGGACGACGTGGAGTTCGTCGAGGGGAGCGTCCTCGACGACGACCTTCCGACCGACGTCGACGTGGTGTTTCACCTCGCGGCACTCTCCTCGTACAATATGCACGAGGAGGACCCGACGCAGGGTGCCCGCGTCAACGTCGAAGGCTTCGTCAACACAGTCGACCAAGCTCGGCAGGACGGCTGTGACACCGTCGTCTACGCGACGACCTCCTCGATCTACGGCAACCGGACCGAACCCTCGCCCGAGGACATGGCCGTCGAGGCTCGGACGGGCTACGAGGCGTCGAAGCTCGCTCGCGAACGCTACGCCGAATACTTCCACCACCACTACGGGATGTCGATGGCGGGGATGCGGTTCTTCTCGGTCTATCAGGGCTACGGCGGTGCGGAGGCACACAAAGGCGAGTATGCGAACCTCATCGCGCAGTTCGCCGACGACCTCGCCGCCGGCGAGGCCCCGGTCATCTACGGCGACGGCACCCAGACCCGTGACTTCACCCACGTCGACGACATCGTCGACGGCCTCGTCGCCGCCGCCGAGAACGAGTTGAACGGCGTCTACAACCTCGGGACCGGCGAGAGCTACGACCTGAACACGCTCGTCGAGAAACTGAACGACGAACTCGGGACCAGCATCGACCCGGAGTACGTCGAGAACCCGATTCCCGAGGACATCTACGTCCACGACACGATGGCCGACACGACGAAGATGGCCGCGGCGACCGGCTGGGAGCCGTCGGTGTCGTTCAAAGAAGGGCTGCGACGGGTCTGCGCACAGTACCAGTCGACGGCGAGTCAGTAAGCCAGCCACCGCGGGGTTCGGTTCGCCCGACCAGCGACGCGACTCCCGTTTTCGGCGACGTGACTCCCGTCCTCGACGCAACCCCCGTTTTCGGTGGCGTGACTCCCGTTCTCGGCGACGCGACTCAGCTCTCAGTCGTCACCCTCGGCGGAGCGTCCGAGCACGTCGGCTGTCCACTCGGACGCCGGTGCTCCCGCAGTCAGTTCGGTGGGGACGACCACGTCATCACCGTGAGCGTGGAGCAGTTGCGGCAACAGCACGCGGACGAACTCCACCGTAACGACGAGGAGGAGCGGCGCGAGGAAGATGCCGTACCAGCCGAAGAGCAACGACCCGAGGACGTACGTCAGCATGAGCGTCCCGCTGTGGAGCGTGCCGCCGGAGACGAACGGCCGGAGCACGATGTCGGGTACGGTGTCGACGACGACGAGCGAGACGAGCACGAAGGCGGCGACGAACCACAGCAGGTCTTCGCGACCGGCGAGGACGAGGGTGCCGGTGAGGTAGAGCGAGACCGGCACGTAGACCAGCTTCATCCCGACCATCGGAATCAAGCTGGCGACGCCGGTGAGCATCCCCAAGAGTGCCGGATACGGGATCGCCGCGCCGCGTGGCGCGAGGTAGACGTTGAGCAGCGTGTAGGCGATGACGCCGATGGCACCCGTCGCCGCCGCGTTGGCGATGTTGCCGAAGTAGACGTTTCTGAGGTCGCGGTCGACCGCCTGCCCGTAGGCCAAGAGGGCGTCGTTGGAGACCCAGTTGCGACCCCACGAGGCCAGCTGGTCGCCGTCACGCAGCAGGTAGAACGCCAGCGTGAGCATGATGAAGAGATGGATGACCCCGAGCCCGAGCAGCGAGAACGACTGCGAGAGGATGTCGAGTGCGATGGTGACCGACTGGACGACGAGTCCGACGTCGATGTCACGCGACAGCAACGCCTCCGGGTCGATGGCCGTAGGGACGGCGGTGACGTACCGGTCGAGCACCGAAGAGAGGAGTGCGACGTTCCGCTGGTTGGTGAGGAGACGGCCGAAGTCGTTGACAGCGACGGTGACGGCGTAGAAGACGACGAGCAGCGCGGGGAGGGCGAGTGCGAACATCGAGAGGAACGCCGCGAGGCCGCCGGAGGGGACGACGCGGCGGAAGACCCGGTAGATGGGCCTGACCGAGTAGTAGATGAAGATGCCGAAGACGAAGGTGCCGACGAAGCTGTAGATGAAGACCGAGAGGGTGAGAAGACAGGCGACGCCGAGGACGGCCGTCACAGCCATCGCACGGTCGAGAGCTGGAGGGCTCGCGGTTTGGAGGGACATATCTAATATAGTCGCGAGAGTCCGGCATAGCTTGCTAGAGACTACCACGTAGTAAGGCCCGATTACCGGGGTGAGCGCGGCCGAGAGGGGGAGGCCAACCCCACCGAAAGGCGGCTCAGTCGAGCGCGTCGCGGGTCCGCTCGGCGACCGCAGACCGGAAGGCACGGCCGTCGACGTCGCCGGTGAAGGCGTCCGGTGGATGCTCGCGGAAGAGCGTCTGCAAGAGGCGGTCGTAGACCGCGTCGAACGTGACGGGATAGCCCCGCGCCTCCAGCCGCGAGACGACCTGTCGGACGCGCGCCGACGTCACGAGGTCGGCCGCGAGTGCCTCGGGCGACTGGTCGGCGGCCAGCGCGTCGTCGGGCGTCCGCGTCGAGACCGTCACGGCAGGGTTGTCGAGTCGCGCACAGCCGCCGCGTTTGTTCCGGAGGACGACGCCAGCGACCGGCCCGTCGTACCACGCGGAGGTGGGGAACTCGTAGCTCGTCGGGTCGAAGTCGGCCGCGCGAACCTCTTTGGCGACGGTGTTCAGCGAGTCGAGACCGAGCCGCTCGAAGACGTGTTCGACGGCGTCGACGCCGAGGAAGTCGCCGGTCGCGCCGTTCCAGACGTCGCTACCGAGGAACGCTGGCGTCCGCGTCCAGTCGTAGTCCAGCCCGCGGTGTTGCATGGCGTGGCCGAAGAAGACGACCGACGACACGTCGTCGACGGCCGAGCGGAGCGCGGCCCAGTCGCAGGTCTCGCGGACGTGCCGGACGACGTGGCGGTACTGCGGGGGGACGTCTTCGGGGTCGTACTCCCGGTCGGCGTCGCCGACGCGGAGGCGGCCCGAGGGCTGCAGTTGAAACCGGAACGGCGCGCCGACAACCGCCTCGTAGAGCCAGAGATGGCCCGAGAGGAGTCCGTCGGGAGCGGCCGACACGTCGGGGACGTCGCGGAAGGGCTGCATCTCCCGTCATCTCGCACGCGGGGGAGTATGAATCCGTGGGCGTCGCGGGTGAACGGTCCGTGGCTGTCGCGGACGAACGGTCCGTGACTGTCGCGGGCGACGGGCGAGCCGAACACAGAAGCGAGCGGCCGGTCGGCTGGCGGGGGGTGAAGACTGTGGAAAAACGGCGCGGTCGTCGGAACGGGTCAGACAGCCGCAGGCGGTGGCGACCGCTCGTCGCCGCCGCGGATGATGCGGTCGACGAGGTCGTTCAGATCCGGTGCGCGCGTGGGGCTGTCCGGTTCGTCCGATGGATAGTGTGGTACGGCTGGCATGACTCGGTTCCTCCCATTCCGGTCGTATGTCCCACGCCAGAAACATAACGGTTGTGCCTTCTGTCGGGTCGGAGACGACTGTGAACGGCGTCCGTGTAATCCGTGGCCGAGCCGACGCGTCGCTGGCGCAGTCGACACTGCGAAAGAAAACGACGGTGGTGCGGTCGGTGGACCCGACGGCACCGTGTGCCCACGAAAGAGACCGAGGACGTTACTCGAACAGCTCGACGGCCTGCTCGTAGCGCGCGCTCGGCTCGTCCCAGTCGACGACGTTGAAGAAGCCTTCGACGAAGTCGCCACGGGCCGGGCCGTAGTCGTGGTAGTAGGAGTGCTCCCAGACGTCGAGCGCGAGGATGGGGTGGCTGCCCCAGAGGGCACCCTGGTCGTGCTTGTCGACGACGACGTTGCGCAGCTGGTTCGAGAAGCTGTCGTAGACGAGCAGTGCCCAGCCACCGGCGTTGCCGGCTGCGGCCTCGAACTCGCCCTTCCAGGCCTCGTAGGAGCCGAAGTCCTCGGCGATGCGGTCGGCGAGCGCGCCTTCAGGCTCGTCGCCACCCTCAGGGGACATGGAGTTCCAGAAGAGGTCGTGGAGGATGTGGCCGGAGCCGTTGTGCGTGACGTTGCGGATGGCACCGGCGGAGCCGGAGAAGTCACCCTCTTCGCGGGCGGCTTCGAGCGTCTCCTCGGCGCTGTTCCAGCCGTTGACATAGCCCTGGTGGTGCGTGTCGTGGTGCCACGTCAGGACCTGCTCGGAGATGTTCGGTTCGAGTGCGTCGTAGTCGTACGGCAGGGGGTCGAGTTCGTAGTCGGACATGTGCATTTCATTCATGTCCCGCCACGCCTGTAAGGGTTCCCTGAACGGCGTTTTAGTAACTGAACGGATAGGTCAGAGACGCCGAATATGAGCCGCCTTCCCACGGTCTTCGGCGTTCCGAACGCTTTTGACTGACCAGTCAGTAAGTGAGATAACCACCTTTTCGAGTCCCAACCAATGCCACAGGAACCAGCCGACGACATCGTCGACGCGACGTATCGCGCGCTCTGTACGCACGGGTACACTGACCTGACCATGCAGGCCATCGCCGACGAGTGCGACAAGAGCAAGGCCGCGCTGCACTACCACTTCGACAGCAAGCAGGAGCTGTTGGAGACCTTCCTCTCACATCTCCTAGACGACTTCGAGGAGCATCTCGCGGACGTCGAGGGCGACGACCCCGTCGAGCGGCTGTTCGCGCTCGTCGACACGATGCTCGTCGAGCCGTCGGCCGAGGAGGACGCGCCGGACGCGGAGTTCAAGACGGCCGTCCTCGAGTTGAAGGCCCAAGCCCCCTACGAACCGGTCTACCGCGAACGGCTGACGCTGTTCGACGAACGGCTCCGCGACCGCATCGAGGAACTCGTCGCCGACGGCATCGAGGCCGGTCTCGTCGTCCCCGAGCGTGACCCCGAAGACGTGGCGACGTTCGTCAAGACCTATCTGACGGGCGCGCAGACCCGCTTCGTCGCCACCGGCGCGCCGTTCGAGGAGAGTCGGCGGCTGCTCCACGAGTACATCCGGACGGAACTGCTCGTCGAGGGCGTCGACGTGAAGGAGTCCGGGGAGGTCACAGCGTGAGTCTCCGCGACCGACTCGACTCCGTCTTCAAGGGCCAAGAGGAGATCAATCTGACCGAAGGCTCTATCGCGAAGCCGCTGTTCTACCTCTCGCTGCCTATCGTCGTCACCAATCTGCTGCAGACGGCGTACAACCTCGCCGACACCTTCTGGCTCGGCCAATACAGTACAGAAGCACTCGCCGCCATCAGCTTCGCCTTCCCGATGGTCTTTCTCCTCATCGCGCTCGGGATGGGGCTGTCGGTGGCCGGGAGCGTCCTCGTCGCCCAACACACCGGTGCCGAGGAGGAGGAGGAGGCCGAGTACGCCGCCTCCCAGACGGTGACGTTCTCGCTCGTCGCCGCCGTCCTGCTCGGAACGGTTGGCTATCTCGGCGTCGACCAGTTCCTCGGCCTGCTCGGGGCGTCGCCGGACGTGCTGCCGCTGGCGACGAGCTATATGCAGGTCATCTCGCTCGGTCTCGTCTTCATGTTCGGCTTCTTCGTCTTCATCTCGCTCATGCGGGGCTACGGCGACACCATCACGCCGATGCTCGTCATGTTCGGTTCTGTGGTACTGAACATCTTCCTCGACCCCTTCCTCATCTTCGGGTTCACGGACAACCCGCTCTTTTCGATGCTCGGGCTACAGGGACTCGAAGCGAGCCTCTACGCTGCGACGGGTTACACCGGTGACGGCATCACGGGCGCGGCCGTCGCGACCATCTTCTCGCGGGCACTCGCGCTCGTCGTCGGTCTCGGCATCA from Halogranum gelatinilyticum encodes the following:
- the sod gene encoding superoxide dismutase — protein: MSDYELDPLPYDYDALEPNISEQVLTWHHDTHHQGYVNGWNSAEETLEAAREEGDFSGSAGAIRNVTHNGSGHILHDLFWNSMSPEGGDEPEGALADRIAEDFGSYEAWKGEFEAAAGNAGGWALLVYDSFSNQLRNVVVDKHDQGALWGSHPILALDVWEHSYYHDYGPARGDFVEGFFNVVDWDEPSARYEQAVELFE
- a CDS encoding TetR/AcrR family transcriptional regulator, with product MPQEPADDIVDATYRALCTHGYTDLTMQAIADECDKSKAALHYHFDSKQELLETFLSHLLDDFEEHLADVEGDDPVERLFALVDTMLVEPSAEEDAPDAEFKTAVLELKAQAPYEPVYRERLTLFDERLRDRIEELVADGIEAGLVVPERDPEDVATFVKTYLTGAQTRFVATGAPFEESRRLLHEYIRTELLVEGVDVKESGEVTA
- a CDS encoding NAD-dependent epimerase/dehydratase family protein, encoding MKDKRLLVTGGAGFIGSNLANRLAADNDVVALDDGYLGTPENLSDDVEFVEGSVLDDDLPTDVDVVFHLAALSSYNMHEEDPTQGARVNVEGFVNTVDQARQDGCDTVVYATTSSIYGNRTEPSPEDMAVEARTGYEASKLARERYAEYFHHHYGMSMAGMRFFSVYQGYGGAEAHKGEYANLIAQFADDLAAGEAPVIYGDGTQTRDFTHVDDIVDGLVAAAENELNGVYNLGTGESYDLNTLVEKLNDELGTSIDPEYVENPIPEDIYVHDTMADTTKMAAATGWEPSVSFKEGLRRVCAQYQSTASQ
- a CDS encoding MATE family efflux transporter, with amino-acid sequence MSSDTDRFDVRQFAADPVGVVRRHVLGDDLLHHGSVMAVATAASGALNYAYQVFMGRALGPEQYGVFGALFALFYIVNVLGRGIRFSATRFTAELADDGPALAAFTRGFIRQSTLFSCGVFVALVALAPQLSGFLDVSPTLFVLAIAGTAPFGLALTANFGTLQGLQWFVPLGGYKVLLAAVKLAFGVGLVVLGYGVHGAFGALVLSSVVVFGATTLHLRRRLGTPDRSPSFDYRRAYRYTGPAVLAGFCMTVPTTVDVILARHFFSAQLAGLYVSASVLGKILVFLPMGISTALFPKVSTDETDETTTMAPTGLLTRALVYTAGIAGAGAAVYWAAPRFVLTTFYGAAYADAAPILQWYGVAVLAFALASVVLNFELARDRNRFVYVFTAFSVVEIALMWALHSSPLQFVQVLLLGNIALFVLGLFEVHS
- a CDS encoding helix-turn-helix transcriptional regulator: MTDTKDLLRLLFRRDDIVAHISDGPIDIRSLTAAVDVSRPTVHRSLKSLQEHDVVTETPDGYRLTTYGQLVFDRYRSTLSEFETVHQNKSLLLALRDSAEISSDMLEGASYTRSLPFAPERPLGVIESVVREATTVRGFSPVIVGRYVSLFHDQLMTTTLDAEILTTPAVFEYLVSNWPDQLEETIDAGLSCLVVDDSLPFGLIVVDEPVERVCVIVYDDGTLRGVIQNDSPAAVQWARDFYESYRERATQPSINE
- a CDS encoding AI-2E family transporter; its protein translation is MSLQTASPPALDRAMAVTAVLGVACLLTLSVFIYSFVGTFVFGIFIYYSVRPIYRVFRRVVPSGGLAAFLSMFALALPALLVVFYAVTVAVNDFGRLLTNQRNVALLSSVLDRYVTAVPTAIDPEALLSRDIDVGLVVQSVTIALDILSQSFSLLGLGVIHLFIMLTLAFYLLRDGDQLASWGRNWVSNDALLAYGQAVDRDLRNVYFGNIANAAATGAIGVIAYTLLNVYLAPRGAAIPYPALLGMLTGVASLIPMVGMKLVYVPVSLYLTGTLVLAGREDLLWFVAAFVLVSLVVVDTVPDIVLRPFVSGGTLHSGTLMLTYVLGSLLFGWYGIFLAPLLLVVTVEFVRVLLPQLLHAHGDDVVVPTELTAGAPASEWTADVLGRSAEGDD